A window from Leptospira meyeri encodes these proteins:
- a CDS encoding putative glycoside hydrolase, translated as MKQATFFLLLFFFLSCQSASKTERRQNADSSGITPDFIEGLYINTKTIRDKKRWSLLFQVMKDAGMNTAVVDMQPYPPTPEQVAEAKALGFYMVARVVNFEGGLIEKTPNTNLMASIQKSIRKACELGFPEIQLDYIRYADGGTNFSMSYEKRYESILGIIKDHKEKTKDSCSKDTRWTADIFGRVPFIENDVIGQKVEPFSEELNGLYPMLYPSHFYGLTKRVADPYGTIKDGLDLTVKRAKQGTKAIAWVQGFNMMVGPSKLTYSDYIKVQMQGAKDSLGHGFIVWNAGNEYIDTMNAYEKYKSEPSPNNQKLTKNEN; from the coding sequence ATGAAACAGGCAACTTTTTTCCTTCTACTTTTTTTCTTCCTATCCTGCCAGTCAGCATCCAAAACAGAAAGACGGCAAAACGCAGATTCCTCAGGAATCACTCCTGATTTTATTGAAGGTCTCTATATCAATACCAAAACCATTCGTGATAAAAAAAGGTGGAGTCTGTTATTCCAAGTAATGAAAGACGCAGGAATGAACACCGCAGTTGTCGACATGCAACCTTATCCACCTACTCCCGAACAAGTTGCAGAGGCCAAAGCATTAGGTTTCTACATGGTAGCAAGGGTAGTTAACTTTGAAGGTGGACTCATAGAAAAAACACCTAATACAAATTTGATGGCATCAATTCAAAAATCAATTCGCAAAGCTTGTGAACTAGGATTTCCTGAAATTCAATTGGATTATATACGATATGCAGATGGTGGCACTAACTTTAGTATGAGTTATGAAAAACGTTATGAATCCATTCTCGGAATCATCAAAGATCATAAAGAAAAAACCAAAGACAGTTGTTCCAAAGACACTCGTTGGACCGCTGATATATTTGGCAGAGTACCTTTTATTGAAAACGATGTAATTGGCCAAAAAGTAGAACCGTTTAGTGAAGAACTTAATGGCCTTTATCCCATGTTATATCCATCTCATTTTTACGGATTAACCAAACGAGTGGCAGATCCTTACGGGACCATCAAGGACGGACTTGACCTAACTGTCAAACGTGCCAAACAAGGAACCAAAGCCATTGCCTGGGTCCAAGGCTTTAATATGATGGTAGGCCCGAGCAAACTAACTTACTCAGACTATATCAAGGTGCAAATGCAAGGGGCAAAAGATTCATTAGGTCATGGATTTATTGTTTGGAATGCCGGGAACGAATACATAGACACTATGAATGCATACGAAAAGTATAAATCTGAACCAAGCCCAAATAACCAGAAGCTCACAAAAAACGAAAACTAA
- a CDS encoding lipase secretion chaperone — protein sequence MDFKKIIIIAIVFLFFFLGLLYFLKQNSTTDQSKQTLSPEEQMAMDRISPLGTGEGFWDEAVSPFREDRTKPYLELLEDLKTGKVNFVWEVWALRRKCKAEYTPDQCNATILAYLDSEYESPDKEKIKDLFLSYFRYEEEYRKWEQPTDLSFVELYEKIKSKRRDVLGEKADLIFGMEESQVSFLEGTQNFIKQSVNLPAEQRVKQFEDLKKKTYGPYYDALVSREDKYDHYQVEMSLRDKEFNAITDPKEKEKYLNKIETKYFGKERAASLSEERAKEAKFYESISKYESKEKEFLKENVGLSSQEKEKKLKELRIQVLGSEEEADAYVRRKNIEEAGK from the coding sequence ATGGATTTTAAAAAAATAATTATTATCGCTATCGTATTTCTTTTTTTCTTCTTAGGTTTACTTTATTTTTTAAAACAAAACTCAACTACAGATCAGTCGAAACAAACACTGAGTCCAGAAGAACAAATGGCAATGGATCGAATTTCACCCCTTGGAACGGGGGAGGGTTTTTGGGATGAAGCCGTTTCTCCTTTTAGAGAGGACAGAACCAAACCCTATCTAGAGTTACTGGAAGATTTGAAAACCGGTAAGGTTAATTTTGTTTGGGAAGTTTGGGCATTACGACGTAAATGTAAGGCCGAATACACTCCTGATCAGTGTAATGCAACCATCCTCGCTTATCTTGATTCTGAATATGAATCCCCTGATAAAGAAAAAATAAAAGATTTGTTCCTATCATACTTTCGCTATGAAGAAGAATACAGAAAGTGGGAACAGCCAACGGATTTGTCCTTTGTGGAATTATATGAAAAAATCAAATCCAAAAGAAGGGATGTACTTGGTGAGAAGGCCGATTTGATTTTTGGAATGGAAGAATCCCAGGTTTCTTTTTTAGAAGGTACACAAAATTTTATCAAACAATCTGTTAATTTACCAGCTGAACAACGAGTGAAACAGTTTGAAGACTTAAAGAAAAAAACATACGGGCCTTATTATGATGCTTTAGTTTCTAGAGAAGATAAATATGATCATTATCAAGTGGAAATGAGCCTTCGTGATAAAGAGTTCAATGCAATCACCGACCCAAAAGAAAAAGAAAAATACCTAAATAAAATTGAAACCAAATATTTTGGAAAAGAAAGAGCTGCTAGTTTGTCTGAAGAAAGGGCAAAAGAGGCAAAATTTTACGAATCCATCTCCAAGTATGAATCCAAAGAAAAAGAATTTTTGAAAGAGAATGTTGGTCTTTCTTCACAAGAAAAAGAAAAGAAACTGAAAGAATTGCGAATTCAGGTTTTGGGTTCGGAAGAAGAAGCGGATGCTTATGTGAGGCGAAAAAATATAGAAGAAGCGGGAAAATAA
- a CDS encoding esterase/lipase family protein — MKKKILIGFLATLLSVPTSGLFAGPLDGQCIALVHGILGFDDTQGLAGGLVKYWGGLDGYLRSQGAKVTTPGSSATNSIPTRASQIQSSVSTWMTANGCSKVHLMGHSQGGLVIRYMVSNLGFAGKTQTVTTINSLHQGAPMADIVLAAIPGWLQPFANSALSLLAKLVYRDGRPQDVIAMGKSLTVSYVKTFNTNSPNASGIKYYSYGSEMAWADLIQHPIMALTHPITWAGGLYYGLGGGNDGVVPLNSQKWGAWKGTPSSYWFATGIDHLQATNLAWSGQNYYDVQGWYLNIAKNAKAGL; from the coding sequence ATGAAAAAGAAAATCTTGATTGGGTTTTTAGCGACCCTTCTCTCCGTTCCCACCTCCGGTCTGTTTGCCGGTCCTCTGGATGGCCAGTGCATCGCACTTGTCCATGGAATCCTTGGTTTTGATGATACCCAAGGGCTTGCAGGTGGTCTTGTAAAGTATTGGGGAGGCCTTGACGGTTATCTTCGTAGCCAAGGGGCAAAAGTCACCACTCCTGGAAGTTCAGCAACTAACTCAATTCCTACTCGTGCGAGCCAAATTCAATCTTCAGTATCTACATGGATGACAGCAAACGGTTGTTCTAAGGTGCATTTGATGGGTCATAGCCAAGGTGGACTTGTCATTCGTTATATGGTATCAAACTTAGGTTTTGCTGGAAAAACACAAACTGTCACTACCATCAACTCCCTTCATCAAGGGGCACCAATGGCTGACATCGTTTTAGCTGCGATTCCTGGTTGGTTACAACCATTCGCAAATTCCGCACTCAGTTTACTCGCAAAACTAGTGTATCGTGATGGTCGTCCTCAAGACGTAATTGCAATGGGAAAATCACTTACTGTAAGTTATGTGAAGACATTTAATACAAACTCGCCGAATGCATCCGGAATCAAATACTACTCTTATGGAAGTGAAATGGCTTGGGCAGATCTTATCCAACACCCAATCATGGCACTCACTCACCCAATCACTTGGGCAGGTGGTTTGTATTATGGTTTAGGTGGTGGCAACGATGGTGTGGTTCCATTGAACTCTCAAAAATGGGGAGCTTGGAAAGGAACACCTTCTTCTTATTGGTTTGCAACTGGTATTGACCACTTACAAGCAACCAACTTGGCTTGGAGCGGACAAAACTATTATGATGTGCAAGGTTGGTACTTAAACATCGCAAAAAACGCAAAAGCTGGTTTATAA
- a CDS encoding lipase family alpha/beta hydrolase → MNSKKRNLVCLLVLLVFATGIQAGARKTVYPVVFAHGLSGFDNLLGYYYFGNDYGTFVGDPCDEFLETACNGSINSGQKALAASVTPFQSSEVRGTQLADRIQNYMTSTGATKVNIIGHSQGGIDARKAAAVLRARYGRQVVHVMISVSSPHRGSPTAKYILDLGPGVTSVIDALAKLFGNTIYGSGNDGVAAAKQLVYNDYSSTDGITTGMKAFNTNYNVNTNDANYWGSIITAQDSINTNPALFLLKEGFYNIDGDGYCVDDCDNDGAAGKGDGTRGNNDDDGLVGINSQQMGYRLQYNECALCFDTITVNSTLGYVSNLNAPTSAQMTSKTSVVSQDHLDVVGVPPDTFDEEEFYASILEFIVTKGG, encoded by the coding sequence ATGAACTCTAAAAAAAGAAACCTTGTTTGCCTCCTCGTTCTTCTTGTCTTTGCGACGGGAATACAGGCAGGAGCAAGGAAAACAGTGTATCCGGTTGTGTTTGCACATGGACTTTCCGGATTCGACAATTTACTTGGATATTACTACTTCGGTAACGATTACGGTACCTTTGTGGGAGATCCTTGTGATGAGTTTTTGGAAACAGCGTGCAATGGTAGTATCAACTCCGGTCAAAAGGCATTAGCCGCCAGTGTCACTCCCTTCCAATCTTCGGAAGTAAGAGGAACACAATTGGCTGACCGAATTCAGAACTACATGACATCCACTGGTGCCACGAAAGTAAATATCATTGGTCACTCCCAAGGTGGAATCGATGCCAGAAAAGCAGCAGCTGTACTTCGTGCACGGTATGGAAGACAGGTTGTTCATGTAATGATTTCCGTTTCCAGTCCACACCGAGGATCTCCAACTGCGAAATACATTTTAGATTTAGGACCAGGTGTTACCTCTGTAATCGATGCGCTTGCAAAATTATTTGGAAACACAATCTACGGATCAGGAAACGATGGTGTTGCTGCAGCAAAACAATTAGTATATAATGATTATTCTTCCACTGATGGGATCACTACAGGGATGAAAGCATTTAACACCAACTATAATGTAAATACAAATGATGCAAACTATTGGGGATCGATTATCACTGCGCAAGACAGTATCAATACAAACCCTGCATTGTTTTTATTAAAAGAAGGATTCTACAATATTGACGGTGATGGATATTGTGTAGATGACTGCGACAATGATGGGGCAGCCGGGAAAGGTGACGGTACTCGTGGTAACAATGATGATGACGGACTTGTGGGAATCAATTCGCAACAAATGGGATATCGTTTACAATACAACGAATGTGCTCTTTGTTTTGATACTATCACAGTCAACTCAACCTTAGGTTATGTGAGTAACTTAAATGCTCCTACTTCCGCACAGATGACATCTAAAACTTCTGTTGTGAGCCAAGACCATTTGGATGTGGTTGGGGTTCCTCCCGATACTTTTGATGAAGAAGAATTCTACGCTTCTATTTTAGAGTTTATCGTAACCAAAGGCGGTTAA
- a CDS encoding heparin lyase I family protein, protein MGTNRNQWHRIFLLGICLGLATFQVQCQKNEEDQTTEILAGTLLAYQAATTITCTSEQLTKTQNGRIFQTSFESASEFSSFYIVPSPYQSVATHGQSTEQKRTGTYSHKASILSVGPTCFYPQNCNHRGYPTIQLNKLPSGGFKTPVLVEFYAYLDMNLPNSVDWFSFATFSADPSDQWRRVVLVNIDSKNYAYLMHVPNHNQSQHTFQNTNTSFPQRQWTKLTTCLDFSPSGGMAKVWMDGTLISTASVSGGCGVLEQAHFGLYASPTVGSGTIYNDDLRIEEVSVCP, encoded by the coding sequence ATGGGAACGAACAGAAACCAATGGCACCGCATCTTCCTTTTGGGAATATGTTTGGGACTTGCCACTTTTCAAGTCCAGTGCCAAAAAAATGAAGAAGACCAAACAACAGAAATTTTAGCGGGGACTCTACTCGCTTACCAAGCAGCAACCACCATCACTTGCACGAGCGAACAATTGACAAAAACTCAAAATGGAAGGATCTTCCAGACTAGCTTTGAATCGGCCTCGGAATTTTCTTCTTTCTATATTGTTCCCTCGCCTTACCAATCGGTAGCCACTCATGGACAAAGTACAGAACAAAAACGCACGGGCACATATTCCCATAAAGCATCTATCTTGTCCGTAGGTCCCACTTGTTTTTATCCACAAAATTGTAATCATAGAGGATATCCCACCATACAGCTCAACAAACTTCCATCAGGTGGATTCAAAACACCTGTGTTAGTTGAGTTTTATGCCTACTTGGATATGAATCTACCGAATAGTGTTGACTGGTTTAGTTTTGCTACTTTTTCAGCAGATCCCAGTGACCAATGGAGACGAGTGGTTCTGGTGAATATCGATTCCAAAAATTATGCTTATTTAATGCATGTTCCCAATCACAACCAAAGCCAACATACATTCCAAAATACAAATACAAGTTTTCCACAAAGGCAGTGGACAAAACTCACAACCTGTCTTGACTTTTCTCCTTCGGGGGGAATGGCGAAAGTGTGGATGGATGGAACATTAATTTCAACGGCTAGTGTTTCTGGAGGATGTGGAGTATTAGAACAGGCTCACTTTGGACTCTATGCTTCACCAACAGTTGGTTCTGGAACAATATATAATGATGATTTACGAATCGAAGAAGTGTCTGTATGTCCTTAA
- the radA gene encoding DNA repair protein RadA, which translates to MAKKQLPQYQCKSCGDSFSRWAGKCPSCGEWNQIEEVENTSAGRFDSPISLKPKDRKYTDPKSIGSVVSDAHTRTSTGFSELDLVFGGGIVPGSLVLVGGEPGVGKSTLVLEIAKNIANEGSVLYISGEESASQIGLRAKRMGVTSKNILLSSEVYAENISQMISDLKPKVVFIDSIQTILKESLVNQAGTITQLRESSQVFLETAKRTSVPIFLIGHITKEGQIAGPKVLEHLVDTVLYFEGDRFNYYRILRAVKNRFGAVGDTAIFEMVSGGLKQVLDRHRLFISPESEERSGSVLSSVMEGSRAIGVEVQALVTKSSYGQARRMAEGLDNRRVILLSAVLEKYLGFPLSESDIFSNLAGGLSIDEPSLDLAIVASIASSFKDKPVSREIGFLGEVGLSGEVRSVGQISLRLKELAGIGISKVYIPQGNFKEVDGLFSSLELIPVKHLQELGF; encoded by the coding sequence ATGGCAAAAAAACAACTCCCCCAATACCAATGTAAATCCTGCGGGGATAGTTTCAGCCGATGGGCTGGGAAATGTCCATCTTGTGGGGAGTGGAATCAAATTGAAGAAGTAGAAAATACTTCTGCAGGTAGGTTTGATTCTCCAATTTCACTGAAACCGAAAGATAGAAAATACACAGATCCTAAATCGATTGGTTCTGTGGTGAGTGATGCCCACACTCGCACCTCAACTGGTTTTAGCGAATTGGATTTGGTGTTTGGTGGTGGGATAGTTCCCGGCAGTTTGGTGTTAGTTGGTGGCGAGCCGGGAGTTGGAAAGTCCACTTTGGTTTTAGAGATTGCCAAAAACATTGCGAACGAAGGTTCCGTTTTGTACATTTCAGGAGAAGAGTCTGCCTCCCAAATTGGACTTCGAGCCAAACGCATGGGTGTCACCTCCAAAAACATATTATTATCATCCGAGGTGTATGCCGAAAATATTTCACAAATGATTTCGGATTTAAAACCCAAAGTGGTTTTTATCGATTCCATCCAAACCATTTTGAAAGAAAGTTTAGTCAACCAAGCCGGAACCATCACGCAACTCAGAGAGTCTTCTCAAGTATTTTTGGAGACTGCCAAAAGAACATCGGTTCCTATTTTTCTCATAGGCCATATCACCAAAGAAGGTCAGATCGCCGGTCCAAAGGTCTTGGAACATTTGGTGGATACGGTTCTGTATTTTGAAGGGGATCGGTTTAATTATTATCGCATCCTCCGCGCCGTTAAAAACAGGTTTGGTGCAGTAGGTGACACAGCAATTTTTGAAATGGTCTCTGGAGGGTTAAAACAAGTACTAGATCGCCACCGATTGTTTATCTCTCCTGAATCAGAAGAAAGATCAGGTAGTGTTTTATCGTCAGTGATGGAAGGATCTCGTGCCATTGGTGTGGAAGTTCAGGCCCTTGTTACCAAGTCCTCTTACGGGCAGGCCCGTCGTATGGCAGAAGGTTTGGACAATCGACGTGTGATTCTACTTTCAGCTGTTCTTGAAAAATATTTGGGATTCCCATTGTCCGAATCAGATATATTTAGTAACCTTGCTGGTGGGCTTAGCATAGATGAACCAAGCCTTGATTTAGCCATTGTCGCATCTATTGCCTCTTCGTTTAAAGACAAACCAGTTTCCAGAGAGATTGGATTTCTTGGTGAAGTGGGGCTTTCTGGAGAAGTGAGGAGTGTGGGCCAAATCAGTTTGCGACTGAAAGAACTGGCTGGGATCGGAATATCCAAAGTTTATATTCCCCAAGGGAATTTTAAAGAAGTGGACGGACTTTTTTCTTCTTTAGAACTCATTCCTGTCAAACACTTACAAGAGTTAGGTTTTTGA
- a CDS encoding ribonuclease D has product MTQKRSTIKPVVLQGDLNEDFFEAFKKDDRLAVDCEMMGLNPRRDRLCVVQISDSKNKVALVQILPGQKEAPHIQKLFESKEITKIFHFARMDMTFLRARLGIKVQNVFCTKIGSKLARTYTDKHGLKELIREFFEENIDKKNQSSDWGKKILTKDQVDYASTDVRFLIALESILTEMMIRENRFALAERCFGFLETQVELDLLEVPNLFEH; this is encoded by the coding sequence ATGACCCAAAAACGTTCAACTATAAAACCAGTCGTTCTTCAGGGTGACCTGAACGAAGATTTCTTTGAAGCCTTCAAAAAAGATGACCGGTTGGCCGTGGACTGTGAAATGATGGGACTCAATCCTAGAAGGGATAGACTCTGCGTCGTACAAATTTCCGATTCTAAAAATAAAGTCGCTCTCGTTCAAATTCTTCCTGGCCAAAAAGAAGCCCCACACATCCAAAAATTATTTGAATCCAAAGAGATCACGAAGATCTTTCATTTTGCACGAATGGACATGACGTTTTTACGTGCAAGGCTCGGGATCAAAGTTCAAAATGTATTCTGTACTAAAATTGGAAGTAAACTTGCGCGAACCTACACCGACAAACATGGGTTAAAAGAACTGATTCGTGAATTTTTTGAAGAAAACATCGATAAAAAAAATCAAAGTTCGGATTGGGGAAAGAAGATCCTCACCAAAGACCAGGTAGACTATGCATCGACGGATGTTCGGTTTTTGATTGCACTAGAATCCATCCTTACTGAGATGATGATCCGCGAAAATCGGTTTGCATTAGCAGAGCGTTGTTTTGGATTTTTAGAAACCCAAGTAGAACTGGATCTTTTGGAAGTACCAAATCTTTTCGAACACTAA
- a CDS encoding glycoside hydrolase family 36 protein produces the protein MKIQYRVHNSVTISNFLPVKAGVYQSECKKFELLLPSTTDQKSGTVLSPKLIWREPTRPEVGFSVDHLELELSLLPEGNGYSLFQHGYQSWSISRKVENTSVDKPPFLSFLQYSQENIYSKHESKVGKFISEYLALVFNRDSGNGVLYAPIEQGEFGTKFEIVFGEPGNITSVKVIYDIHCLPDLRPNTKFSIAKIKVLSFKGNPEGKLAKYFEELGKKEGPGNLPKKVPTGWCSWYYYYTKIDQKTILDNLTKVRELNLPFEFFQIDDGYQKEIGDWLVPNDKFPGGMRILADEIKRVGLKPGIWLAPFLVRKKSEFFRKYPEAILKDQNGKPVPAIYQPLWGRGYTYALDITHPTALAYIEKVFSTLVKEWGYPYLKLDFLYAGLLPGDVYNKSLSPQARYRNVLELIRKVVGKNTFLLGCGAPMLPSVGIFDGMRISCDVAPFWYPEKLRVFLKDRDALCTRTALINDITRSSMHRHLWLNDPDCLLVRKKRNKMNEAQTKLMASVMAVSGGMLLVSDDLTKLETDRLDLLKKAFQLNRECQAYTPIPIGIFEEEFPTAMYNPAGYLGIWNPTEEERTIQVAIPQGLKTKEPFLDFWTGTMVNLRMIGGHFEITLPAFGSVVVSV, from the coding sequence ATGAAAATTCAATACAGAGTTCATAATTCCGTCACCATTTCCAACTTTCTTCCTGTAAAGGCAGGGGTTTACCAATCCGAATGTAAAAAATTCGAACTTCTATTACCTTCCACTACGGATCAAAAATCAGGAACCGTCCTTAGTCCCAAACTCATTTGGCGAGAACCAACAAGACCTGAAGTTGGATTTTCGGTAGACCATTTGGAACTAGAATTGTCCCTTCTTCCAGAAGGAAATGGATATTCTCTTTTCCAACATGGATACCAATCTTGGTCCATCTCAAGAAAAGTCGAAAATACATCCGTAGACAAACCGCCTTTTTTATCTTTTTTACAATACTCCCAGGAAAATATTTATTCAAAACATGAATCAAAGGTAGGTAAGTTTATTTCTGAATACCTAGCCCTTGTTTTTAATAGAGATTCGGGAAATGGTGTTTTGTATGCTCCCATCGAACAGGGAGAATTCGGAACTAAATTTGAAATTGTCTTTGGAGAACCAGGAAATATAACTTCCGTTAAAGTAATATACGATATTCATTGTTTGCCCGACCTTCGTCCAAATACAAAATTCAGCATCGCAAAAATAAAAGTTCTATCTTTTAAAGGGAATCCAGAAGGAAAACTAGCTAAATACTTTGAAGAATTAGGAAAAAAAGAAGGCCCAGGTAACTTACCGAAAAAAGTTCCTACTGGTTGGTGTTCTTGGTACTATTATTACACAAAAATTGACCAAAAAACCATCTTAGACAATTTAACAAAAGTTAGAGAATTAAACTTACCATTTGAGTTTTTTCAAATTGATGATGGGTACCAAAAAGAAATTGGAGATTGGTTAGTTCCAAACGATAAGTTTCCTGGAGGGATGCGAATCCTTGCTGATGAAATCAAACGAGTAGGACTAAAACCAGGAATTTGGCTGGCTCCTTTCCTTGTTCGAAAAAAATCAGAATTCTTTCGTAAGTATCCAGAAGCCATCCTTAAAGACCAAAACGGAAAACCAGTTCCTGCCATTTACCAACCGCTCTGGGGAAGAGGTTATACTTATGCACTTGATATTACACACCCAACGGCTCTAGCTTATATAGAAAAAGTTTTTTCTACCCTTGTCAAAGAATGGGGCTATCCTTATTTAAAATTGGATTTTCTTTATGCTGGTTTACTCCCTGGTGATGTATATAACAAAAGTTTGTCGCCACAAGCTCGCTATAGAAATGTATTAGAGCTAATTCGTAAGGTTGTTGGAAAAAACACATTTTTACTTGGATGTGGAGCACCAATGTTACCTTCAGTGGGAATTTTTGATGGGATGCGTATCTCTTGTGATGTTGCTCCTTTTTGGTATCCTGAAAAACTTCGTGTATTCTTAAAAGATAGAGATGCACTTTGCACAAGAACTGCCCTCATCAACGACATCACTCGTTCTTCAATGCACAGGCATCTATGGTTAAATGATCCTGATTGTTTACTCGTTCGTAAAAAAAGAAACAAAATGAACGAGGCACAAACTAAACTTATGGCCTCCGTCATGGCAGTGTCAGGTGGGATGTTACTTGTCTCTGATGATTTGACAAAATTAGAGACAGACCGTTTGGATCTTTTAAAAAAGGCATTCCAACTCAACAGGGAATGTCAGGCTTATACACCGATACCAATTGGGATTTTTGAAGAAGAATTCCCTACGGCAATGTACAATCCCGCAGGTTATCTTGGAATTTGGAATCCAACAGAAGAAGAACGGACCATCCAGGTGGCAATCCCACAAGGGCTCAAAACAAAGGAACCATTTTTGGACTTCTGGACAGGAACCATGGTAAACCTTCGAATGATTGGTGGCCACTTTGAAATCACACTACCAGCTTTTGGGTCTGTAGTTGTCTCTGTTTGA
- a CDS encoding putative lipoprotein, with amino-acid sequence MIKHLSIVSVIAVLISFNNCSILDSASGSISRLGVSVSDSASALVKSVSNSISSISDSGKEKAMNEYKEDIIASVALQIRYENQKQELENQLSLIAKSHGVVAWRSNSATYIAIGQGLKQANLFPSEMKIVAEDVAKQNVTVAKLILNGYNL; translated from the coding sequence ATGATCAAACATTTGAGTATAGTTTCCGTAATTGCGGTACTAATTTCATTTAACAATTGCTCCATTTTGGATTCTGCTTCTGGTAGCATTAGCCGATTGGGAGTGTCCGTTTCTGATTCCGCTTCTGCACTAGTTAAATCAGTTTCTAATAGTATTTCTTCTATTTCTGACAGCGGAAAAGAAAAAGCAATGAACGAGTACAAAGAAGATATCATTGCAAGCGTTGCTTTACAAATTCGTTACGAAAACCAAAAACAAGAATTAGAAAACCAACTCTCTTTGATTGCAAAATCTCACGGCGTAGTTGCTTGGAGATCAAACAGCGCTACATACATTGCGATTGGACAAGGATTAAAACAAGCAAATCTTTTTCCATCTGAAATGAAAATCGTAGCAGAAGATGTAGCAAAACAAAACGTCACTGTCGCAAAACTAATCTTAAACGGGTACAATCTATAA
- a CDS encoding SpoIIE family protein phosphatase — MSEYSFKPEILIIDDDTEICETLELIINGLGYFVRYFTNPLQGLEYFEAERNPIVFLDVNMPHTSGLDLLPKIKTYDSKTQVLMMTGEHDIQTVVSSLYHRASDFILKPFHTKSIEAAISRAFEYYNFLKDKESMDESIKRDLRLAAKIQSKTMNLPQIRHKIFADIKPVSFVSGDFFQVLPLDEDRTLILMGDIEGHGVTSGLIAILMTTIHKELARTTTVAPSELLVRLNGELCNAIGTHSMTAISIVVDHLKKKITYARGGHPFPIVFQKESRAPLILQDQSGQILGILKEMEFAENEIQVETGDVLFLYSDGLLASSTHPLVQTLIQLPGGANRIEGMKTEITNYIQYLETSSKAADDISYLLLEI; from the coding sequence ATGTCCGAGTATTCTTTTAAACCTGAGATCCTAATCATTGACGATGACACAGAAATCTGTGAAACTTTAGAGCTCATTATCAATGGACTGGGTTACTTCGTTCGGTATTTTACCAATCCATTACAAGGTTTGGAATACTTTGAGGCCGAAAGAAATCCAATCGTCTTTTTGGATGTCAATATGCCACATACCTCTGGGTTGGATCTATTACCAAAAATCAAAACTTATGATTCTAAAACCCAAGTTCTAATGATGACTGGGGAACATGACATTCAAACTGTTGTTTCTTCGCTTTATCATAGGGCATCAGATTTTATTTTAAAACCTTTTCATACAAAATCAATTGAAGCGGCAATTTCAAGGGCATTTGAATATTATAATTTCTTAAAAGATAAGGAATCGATGGATGAGTCGATCAAAAGGGATCTTCGGTTGGCTGCAAAAATCCAGTCAAAAACTATGAACTTGCCCCAGATCAGACACAAGATATTTGCAGATATCAAACCAGTGAGTTTTGTTTCAGGAGATTTTTTTCAAGTTTTGCCTCTGGATGAGGATCGTACTTTGATTTTGATGGGCGATATAGAAGGACATGGTGTAACTTCTGGTCTCATTGCTATTCTGATGACAACGATACATAAAGAGTTGGCTAGAACAACAACGGTTGCTCCTTCTGAATTGCTTGTTCGGTTGAACGGAGAACTTTGTAATGCCATCGGAACTCATAGTATGACAGCGATTAGCATCGTTGTAGACCATCTAAAGAAAAAAATCACCTATGCGAGGGGTGGTCATCCGTTTCCAATTGTATTTCAAAAAGAAAGTCGGGCACCATTGATTTTACAAGACCAATCGGGGCAAATTTTAGGGATATTGAAAGAAATGGAATTTGCTGAAAATGAAATCCAGGTGGAAACAGGAGATGTTCTTTTTTTATATTCGGATGGTCTTCTTGCTTCTAGCACACATCCACTGGTTCAAACTTTGATCCAATTGCCTGGTGGGGCCAATCGGATTGAGGGTATGAAAACAGAGATCACAAACTACATTCAATATTTAGAAACTTCTTCTAAAGCTGCGGATGACATATCTTATTTGCTTCTAGAGATTTAA